The Ktedonobacteraceae bacterium genome has a window encoding:
- a CDS encoding MBL fold metallo-hydrolase — MSSTPVHLQCHILDTGYCIAWEHHVMQGGQRKKIACHSLVALLHHPQQGWLLWDTGYAPRILTATQRLPFLLYRYATPLRLRPELSIAAQLARWKLQPGDIRRVILSHFHADHIAGLRDFPEAEIIASNAAYEDIAWRQGIAALRRAFIPALLPNDFDTRKCLVSSFDGPALPGLGPTHDLFGDGSLLLMGLPGHARGQMGLLAQTRRGRILFAADGCWLRRSIRERRPPARITHLFVDDARAARTTIDHLYEFAQACPDVVIVPSHCPEAFAEVVEV, encoded by the coding sequence ATGAGTTCAACACCTGTACATCTACAATGCCACATACTGGATACCGGCTATTGTATCGCCTGGGAACACCACGTCATGCAGGGGGGACAGCGCAAGAAAATCGCCTGCCACTCGCTGGTAGCCCTGCTACACCATCCACAACAAGGCTGGTTATTATGGGATACCGGCTATGCCCCGCGTATCCTCACCGCTACACAGCGCCTGCCTTTCCTGCTCTACAGGTACGCTACGCCCCTCAGACTGCGGCCAGAACTCAGTATCGCGGCGCAACTGGCACGCTGGAAGCTGCAACCGGGCGATATCCGGCGCGTCATTCTGTCTCATTTTCACGCCGATCACATCGCCGGCCTGCGTGACTTTCCAGAAGCTGAGATTATTGCGTCTAATGCCGCCTACGAGGATATAGCCTGGAGGCAAGGGATCGCTGCATTAAGGCGGGCGTTCATTCCCGCGCTACTGCCCAACGACTTCGATACACGCAAGTGCCTTGTCTCATCTTTTGACGGGCCTGCTCTGCCTGGATTGGGACCAACGCACGACCTGTTCGGCGATGGCTCGCTGTTGCTCATGGGGCTGCCCGGACACGCTCGCGGGCAAATGGGCCTGCTCGCGCAAACCAGGCGTGGCCGGATACTATTCGCGGCGGACGGCTGCTGGTTGCGGCGGTCAATTCGCGAGCGTCGCCCCCCTGCCAGGATAACGCACCTGTTTGTAGACGATGCTCGCGCCGCTCGTACCACCATTGACCACCTGTATGAGTTCGCCCAGGCATGTCCCGATGTTGTAATCGTGCCCAGCCATTGTCCAGAAGCATTTGCGGAAGTAGTAGAAGTATGA
- a CDS encoding F390 synthetase-related protein encodes MNLTDIPTFMHHFTGARWRWKHLHGSRLEQFQEQRARRIVTYTLRHAPFYRQHWTKEVQSPVENWRTLPTVDKQLMMDNFETFNTRGIRREEAMEVALRAERSRDFQPLLHGLTVGLSSGTSGHRGLFLASPMEQAGWAGTILARALHGIPRHRLRVAFFLRSNSNLYEQIGGLLIAFRYFDLMQPIAGAVAALNDFRPHIIVGPPSLLGFLAQERIRGKLHATPERLISVAEVLEPQERERIEAAFNAPVHQIYQCTEGLLAVSCARGSLHIQEDIVMLQFEPLPGSDERVMPIVTDLWRKTQPIIRYRLNDILQLDPAPCACGCSFRVIRAIEGRSDDIFYFESLSGGLRPFFPDTIRRMILLASPHIVDYQVIQERHGHIRIYLCAAPGIAFNTVAEAVKASTNEIVAQYDCRPAEISVEEGLLPLAPGTKRRRIRRVNP; translated from the coding sequence ATGAATCTTACCGATATTCCCACTTTCATGCATCACTTCACCGGCGCTCGCTGGCGCTGGAAACACCTGCATGGCAGCAGGTTGGAACAGTTTCAAGAACAACGCGCGCGCCGGATAGTAACCTACACCTTGCGACACGCGCCTTTCTACCGCCAGCATTGGACAAAAGAGGTGCAATCCCCTGTCGAGAACTGGCGCACCCTGCCAACCGTCGATAAGCAACTCATGATGGACAACTTCGAGACGTTCAATACGCGCGGCATCAGACGTGAAGAGGCGATGGAGGTTGCGCTGCGAGCCGAACGCAGCCGGGATTTCCAGCCTCTGTTGCATGGTCTCACAGTCGGCTTATCATCGGGCACTTCGGGACACCGCGGCCTGTTTCTGGCCAGTCCCATGGAACAGGCAGGCTGGGCCGGGACTATTCTGGCGCGCGCGCTACATGGAATACCACGCCACCGTCTACGCGTCGCATTCTTCCTGCGCTCCAACAGCAACCTGTACGAGCAGATAGGAGGCCTGCTGATCGCCTTTCGCTATTTTGACCTCATGCAGCCGATTGCTGGAGCAGTTGCCGCGCTGAACGATTTCCGGCCTCATATCATTGTTGGGCCACCATCATTGCTTGGTTTTCTCGCGCAAGAGCGAATACGCGGCAAACTCCATGCCACTCCCGAGCGATTGATCTCGGTGGCCGAAGTTTTGGAACCGCAGGAGCGCGAGCGGATTGAAGCCGCCTTCAACGCCCCGGTTCACCAGATTTACCAGTGTACCGAGGGATTGCTGGCGGTGAGTTGTGCCAGGGGTTCGCTACATATTCAGGAAGATATCGTCATGCTCCAGTTCGAGCCATTGCCGGGCAGCGACGAACGGGTGATGCCGATTGTTACCGACCTCTGGCGCAAAACCCAACCTATCATTCGCTATCGCCTCAACGACATCCTGCAACTCGATCCCGCTCCCTGTGCCTGCGGATGCTCTTTCCGCGTTATTCGAGCCATCGAGGGACGCAGCGATGACATCTTTTATTTTGAATCGCTGAGTGGTGGCCTACGCCCTTTCTTTCCCGACACGATACGCCGTATGATCTTGCTCGCAAGCCCGCACATTGTCGATTACCAGGTCATCCAGGAACGCCACGGGCACATACGTATCTACCTTTGCGCGGCTCCAGGCATAGCTTTCAATACCGTTGCTGAAGCAGTAAAGGCCAGCACCAACGAAATTGTGGCACAGTACGATTGCCGCCCGGCAGAGATAAGCGTCGAAGAGGGACTGCTTCCCTTAGCACCTGGTACAAAAAGGCGCCGGATTCGGCGTGTCAATCCCTGA
- a CDS encoding response regulator transcription factor has translation MPQEKHVLVVDDEPDIQHFMRRNLELRGFKVSLAGNGLEALAFFEKGNFELVILDIMMPGMDGLEVCRRIRQRSTVPIIMLTALGEEADKIAALDQGADDYLTKPFGVGELLARVRAVLRRNHWAEQPVSVGTRRFGELEIDFEQRRVWKDGMLVKLSPTEFALLQELALHPGKIFTHEALLRRVWGTEYHSETEYLRVYIGRLRRKLENDPARPAHLLTEPGIGYYMVK, from the coding sequence ATGCCACAAGAAAAGCATGTCCTGGTTGTGGATGACGAACCGGATATTCAGCATTTTATGCGGCGCAATCTGGAGTTACGGGGTTTTAAGGTTTCGCTTGCCGGCAATGGACTGGAAGCGCTGGCCTTCTTCGAGAAGGGCAACTTCGAATTGGTGATCCTGGATATCATGATGCCGGGCATGGATGGGCTGGAAGTGTGCCGCAGAATCCGCCAGCGCAGCACTGTGCCGATTATTATGCTGACCGCGCTTGGTGAAGAAGCCGACAAGATCGCGGCGCTGGATCAGGGGGCCGATGATTATCTGACCAAGCCGTTCGGGGTGGGAGAATTGCTGGCGCGGGTCAGAGCCGTATTGCGGCGCAATCACTGGGCGGAGCAACCTGTTTCGGTTGGCACGCGGCGCTTTGGCGAGCTGGAAATCGACTTCGAGCAGCGGCGTGTATGGAAAGATGGCATGCTGGTAAAGCTCTCGCCCACGGAATTTGCCTTGCTGCAAGAACTGGCGCTGCATCCCGGCAAGATTTTCACGCACGAGGCGCTGCTGAGGCGAGTGTGGGGAACGGAATACCATAGCGAGACCGAATACCTGCGTGTCTACATTGGCCGCCTGCGCCGCAAACTCGAAAACGATCCCGCGCGCCCGGCGCATCTTTTAACCGAACCCGGAATTGGCTATTATATGGTGAAATAA
- a CDS encoding glycosyltransferase, with protein sequence MLDWLAYGLTSLFALDRVLKLTAILHFFRRPIPPAPVRWPSITLFQPITRGVSGLPDSLRSRLRLDYPAPIQHLLICDAGDSEMIAECEAALGQGQAAVPTVFPLLQAEIMRVETHHGAIATKTEKLLAAIPHATGEVYWFLDDDVALRPEAARLMIPYLYQPGAGAVFGLACYTNWRTLWSSLMSAFVNANALLSYIPITYLTEPYTITGHCFALRREVFEAAGGFSSMEQRIDDDHELARRVRQLGLRCVQTPMIYDVNNDFDSLSAYNKQVKRWFIFPRQAMLPYLTRWEKTVSFIGSASNLLPALLVLLAVVTRRRSALQALGMSLGLFIAVYAVCQRGYLKRHMPVKRWVLLPFVALIIPLQILKALISNEEIEWRGQRLRIRRGGKMEVLS encoded by the coding sequence ATGCTTGATTGGCTGGCTTATGGACTGACATCACTCTTTGCCCTTGATCGAGTTTTGAAGCTGACTGCGATACTGCACTTTTTTCGTCGTCCCATACCGCCTGCGCCCGTAAGGTGGCCGAGCATCACGCTGTTTCAGCCGATTACACGTGGCGTAAGTGGATTGCCTGATTCGTTGAGGTCGCGGTTGCGCCTGGATTATCCGGCGCCAATTCAACACCTGCTGATCTGTGACGCGGGCGATAGCGAAATGATTGCCGAATGCGAGGCGGCATTGGGACAGGGACAAGCCGCTGTCCCTACAGTATTTCCTTTGTTGCAGGCGGAGATCATGCGAGTGGAAACACATCATGGCGCGATCGCGACGAAGACTGAGAAACTACTGGCGGCAATTCCTCACGCGACCGGCGAAGTCTACTGGTTTCTTGATGATGATGTGGCACTGCGTCCAGAGGCGGCGCGTCTCATGATACCCTATCTTTATCAACCGGGAGCGGGTGCCGTCTTCGGTCTGGCCTGCTACACAAACTGGCGCACGCTGTGGTCGAGCCTGATGAGCGCGTTCGTCAATGCCAATGCTCTTTTGAGCTACATTCCGATTACCTACCTGACCGAGCCGTACACGATTACGGGTCACTGTTTTGCCTTGAGACGCGAAGTGTTCGAGGCGGCCGGGGGATTTTCGAGCATGGAGCAGCGCATTGACGACGACCATGAGCTGGCGCGGCGCGTTCGCCAGCTGGGTTTGCGCTGTGTGCAGACGCCGATGATCTACGACGTGAATAACGATTTCGATTCGCTGAGCGCGTATAACAAACAGGTGAAGCGCTGGTTTATCTTTCCGCGCCAGGCGATGCTGCCGTACCTGACACGATGGGAGAAGACCGTCTCGTTTATTGGCAGCGCGAGCAACCTGCTGCCCGCTCTGCTTGTGTTGCTGGCCGTTGTTACGCGCAGGCGTTCCGCATTGCAGGCGCTGGGCATGAGCCTGGGCCTGTTCATCGCTGTTTACGCGGTGTGCCAACGGGGTTATCTGAAGCGGCACATGCCGGTGAAGCGCTGGGTTTTGTTGCCGTTTGTAGCGCTGATCATTCCGCTTCAGATACTGAAGGCGCTGATCTCAAACGAGGAGATCGAATGGCGCGGCCAGCGCTTGCGTATTCGGCGCGGCGGGAAAATGGAGGTGCTTTCATGA
- a CDS encoding GlsB/YeaQ/YmgE family stress response membrane protein, with the protein MSMATMVIAAALNPGGFIGWIIIGLLAGWLAGVIMPGKGFGLIGDLIVGLIGALIGGILMDILVPDASFGFWGSFVVALIGACILVAIIHAFTGRSTARRV; encoded by the coding sequence ATGTCAATGGCAACAATGGTGATAGCGGCTGCTTTGAATCCTGGCGGATTCATCGGCTGGATTATTATTGGTCTGCTCGCTGGCTGGCTGGCAGGCGTGATTATGCCTGGTAAGGGCTTTGGCCTGATTGGCGATCTGATCGTTGGATTAATAGGAGCCCTTATTGGTGGCATATTGATGGACATTCTTGTCCCCGATGCCTCTTTTGGCTTCTGGGGAAGTTTCGTCGTAGCATTGATCGGCGCCTGTATCCTGGTCGCCATCATCCATGCATTTACGGGCAGAAGCACGGCTAGGCGCGTGTAA
- a CDS encoding amidohydrolase family protein yields MPDLTIPVALKHVTLIDGTGSAPRENVVIVLREKRIDFVGDAAQWQPEEHEQVITLDLSGRYVLPGLIDCHVHLAMDGPPDSRLQGDWAWTTLLMLKHAQNSLAAGVTTVRDVGGRHGLEFSVRRSIEQGLWTGPRMQLAGKLLSITSAGTEYFDGMYREADGVEEVRKGVREQLKAGADLIKVMATGAVLTPGEQPGAVQFDLDELTVAVEEASKVGKPVAAHAHALEGIRNAVAAGVRTIEHGTYLNRDERLMATMAERGIFLVPTLKAGFDILQGDRPGIPAWIREKMKTVQEDALLSVRRAAEFGIPIAMGTDAATPYNYHGDNAMELLWMQQAGLSTMQAIIASTANAARALGWDSWLGTIEPGKVADLLVVDGNPLDNLHLLADRRHIELVFKDGQVVAGPLSELNGVPESVLAGAWICCGLPAPL; encoded by the coding sequence ATGCCCGACCTTACTATCCCCGTTGCCCTGAAACATGTGACACTGATCGATGGCACCGGTTCTGCACCGCGTGAAAACGTAGTGATTGTCTTGCGAGAGAAACGCATTGACTTCGTTGGTGACGCAGCCCAGTGGCAGCCGGAAGAACATGAACAGGTAATCACGCTCGATTTGAGTGGACGCTATGTATTACCAGGATTAATCGATTGTCATGTACACCTGGCCATGGATGGCCCACCTGATAGCAGATTGCAAGGCGATTGGGCCTGGACGACATTACTAATGCTCAAACACGCCCAGAACAGCCTGGCCGCCGGTGTCACGACCGTCCGAGATGTAGGAGGGCGGCATGGCCTCGAGTTCTCGGTTCGTCGCTCCATTGAACAAGGTCTCTGGACAGGCCCGCGCATGCAGTTGGCGGGAAAGCTGCTCTCCATCACCTCGGCAGGCACAGAATATTTTGATGGCATGTATCGCGAGGCCGATGGTGTCGAGGAGGTACGCAAAGGGGTGCGCGAGCAGTTGAAAGCGGGCGCGGACCTGATTAAGGTGATGGCAACCGGGGCCGTCCTCACTCCGGGTGAACAGCCAGGCGCGGTACAATTTGACCTCGACGAATTAACCGTTGCGGTAGAGGAAGCCAGCAAGGTCGGTAAGCCCGTCGCTGCTCACGCCCATGCACTGGAAGGCATACGCAATGCCGTAGCTGCCGGAGTGCGCACGATTGAACATGGCACCTACCTCAATCGGGATGAGCGACTGATGGCAACGATGGCCGAGCGCGGAATTTTTCTGGTGCCTACATTGAAGGCAGGCTTTGATATTTTGCAAGGAGACCGTCCTGGCATTCCTGCATGGATTCGCGAGAAGATGAAGACCGTCCAGGAAGATGCGCTGCTCAGCGTGCGACGTGCAGCTGAGTTCGGCATTCCTATAGCCATGGGAACCGATGCCGCCACGCCATACAACTATCATGGTGATAACGCGATGGAACTGCTCTGGATGCAGCAGGCCGGGCTTTCGACGATGCAGGCCATTATCGCTTCTACTGCCAATGCCGCACGCGCGCTCGGCTGGGATTCCTGGCTGGGAACGATTGAGCCGGGTAAGGTGGCAGACCTGCTTGTCGTTGACGGCAATCCGCTCGATAATCTACACCTGCTCGCAGACCGCCGCCATATCGAGCTGGTCTTCAAGGATGGTCAGGTTGTAGCAGGGCCACTTTCAGAGCTTAATGGAGTGCCAGAATCGGTATTAGCAGGCGCCTGGATTTGCTGTGGCCTTCCCGCTCCCTTGTAG
- a CDS encoding ABC transporter permease, with the protein MRYILRRILFMFPVALLVSFLTFMMIHLVPGDPARVLLGEYATPQSVAALDHQLGLDKPIPVQFVLWLWQALQGNLGQSIQLQQPVVQAIEQRLPVTVELGICSLLYSLILAIPLGIYASTHPNSIGDWLVNVFSLFSTAIPVFVLGLVLILFFAVDIRLFPPGGYTAFGDDPAGNIRDLILPMVTLGTGVVAVNMRQIRANMLEALGQDYIRTARAKGLPERRVAYVHALRNAFLPVLTLIGLQIGSILAGAFIVETIFLWPGIGQLTIMSILSKDYPVVQGVVLLSAFSYMVANLLIDICYAFLDPRIRYEK; encoded by the coding sequence ATGCGTTATATCCTGCGGCGGATTCTTTTCATGTTCCCCGTCGCATTGCTTGTGAGCTTCCTGACATTCATGATGATTCACCTCGTTCCGGGTGATCCCGCGCGTGTTCTCCTGGGAGAATATGCGACGCCGCAATCTGTAGCGGCCTTAGACCACCAGCTGGGGCTGGATAAGCCAATACCAGTACAATTCGTTCTCTGGTTATGGCAGGCGTTGCAAGGCAACCTGGGGCAGTCTATCCAGCTTCAACAGCCGGTAGTGCAGGCAATTGAACAGAGACTGCCCGTTACGGTAGAACTGGGGATTTGCTCGTTGCTTTATTCTCTGATTCTCGCCATCCCGCTTGGTATCTATGCCTCCACGCACCCGAATTCGATAGGAGACTGGCTGGTCAACGTGTTCAGCCTGTTTAGCACGGCTATTCCGGTGTTCGTCCTGGGGCTGGTGCTTATTCTCTTCTTTGCCGTCGATATCCGCCTGTTCCCTCCAGGCGGATATACAGCATTCGGTGATGATCCGGCGGGTAATATTCGCGATCTCATCCTACCTATGGTAACGCTCGGAACAGGAGTGGTAGCCGTCAATATGCGGCAGATACGAGCCAATATGCTCGAAGCGCTGGGGCAGGACTACATACGAACCGCGCGCGCTAAAGGGCTGCCTGAGCGCCGCGTGGCTTACGTCCACGCCCTCAGAAATGCTTTTCTGCCGGTTCTTACCCTTATTGGGCTGCAGATAGGCTCAATTCTGGCCGGGGCATTTATCGTGGAAACGATCTTCCTCTGGCCCGGTATTGGCCAGTTGACGATTATGAGCATCCTGTCAAAAGACTACCCGGTCGTTCAGGGCGTCGTCTTACTCTCGGCATTCTCCTATATGGTCGCTAATTTACTGATTGATATATGCTATGCGTTCCTTGATCCACGCATACGCTACGAAAAGTAG
- a CDS encoding NAD-dependent epimerase/dehydratase family protein, which yields MQILVTGGTGFLGRHLARALLANGHDVHLMGRNFSGVSSLVAAGASPVAVDLRDRAGVSAACAGIEVVYHAGAFSAPWGKRSDFYAINVGGTQAVLDGCRKHGVCRLIYVSSPSVVFDGRDQHNAPENVPYPRRFSSVYSLTKKLGEDMVNASGLETVILRPKAIFGPGDSTLLPRLIEAARQKRLPQIGDGHNLVDLTYVENVVHALLLALDAQAAAGKTYTITNDEHVSLWEVIREVLRRLDLPANLRRVPLSVALAAASLMEMRAALTGKEPLLTRYSALILARTQTYDIGAAKRDLGYVPQVSVAEGIEHTLESLRIQV from the coding sequence ATGCAGATTCTCGTTACCGGAGGCACCGGCTTTCTGGGACGGCATCTCGCCAGGGCTTTACTGGCAAATGGTCATGATGTCCATCTTATGGGACGCAACTTTAGCGGCGTATCGTCTCTAGTAGCAGCCGGTGCCAGCCCGGTAGCCGTCGATTTGCGAGATCGAGCGGGCGTCAGCGCGGCGTGCGCGGGAATCGAGGTCGTTTATCACGCCGGAGCCTTCTCAGCGCCCTGGGGCAAACGCTCCGATTTTTACGCGATCAACGTTGGTGGAACACAGGCCGTGCTGGATGGTTGTCGTAAGCACGGAGTTTGCCGGCTGATCTATGTGTCTTCGCCCAGTGTTGTCTTCGATGGCCGCGATCAGCATAACGCGCCTGAAAACGTGCCATATCCGCGTCGTTTTTCGTCGGTCTATTCATTGACCAAAAAGCTGGGTGAAGACATGGTCAATGCATCGGGCCTGGAAACCGTGATACTGCGTCCCAAGGCCATTTTTGGCCCCGGTGATTCAACGCTCTTGCCCCGGCTCATCGAGGCCGCGCGCCAGAAGCGCCTGCCTCAAATTGGGGACGGCCACAACCTCGTCGATCTCACCTACGTGGAAAACGTTGTCCATGCCTTGCTGCTGGCGCTGGATGCCCAGGCAGCTGCTGGCAAGACGTACACGATCACCAACGACGAACACGTTTCGCTCTGGGAGGTTATTCGTGAGGTGCTGAGGCGGCTCGATTTGCCTGCTAACTTGCGTAGGGTGCCGCTCTCCGTCGCGTTGGCAGCCGCCTCGCTTATGGAAATGCGCGCCGCGCTGACCGGCAAAGAGCCACTGCTCACACGCTACTCGGCCCTGATTCTAGCGCGCACGCAGACATATGATATTGGCGCCGCTAAGCGTGACCTTGGATATGTGCCACAAGTCTCTGTTGCTGAGGGCATTGAACACACATTGGAATCGTTGAGGATACAGGTATGA
- a CDS encoding glycosyltransferase, whose translation MKKVWLLAGLLMLFERIWKHWLVMRFFRRPIPATVTEPALVSILQPVLSGDPTMLTCLERSLQLASRYRLEFIWLADSDDDAGLRTCEQLMARYPERSVRLITLPPPPESCNPKVFKLIEGARIARGEILCVLDDDTMLPDTGLEMCLPFLDLPGVGLAFGLPYYVNFSDTWSSMVSAFVNSNSLLTYIPYTAVTRPFTINGMFYAMRREILEEIGGFEAISHIFADDFAVAQLVRSHGYRLAQTPLCHGISTQVRGPRRYLSLIQRWFVLPRESLLRHLSLRDRLIVYGLGLIPALYPLLLVLCLLVRPSRRLFSYTLLYYGYNYTIFAHFNRRYLRGATPWRKSWLVPLMQVIFPIQLLVALLSSQRINWRGNIVEVERGGGFHYVQRRG comes from the coding sequence ATGAAGAAGGTATGGCTGCTGGCGGGTCTGCTGATGCTGTTCGAACGCATATGGAAGCACTGGCTGGTGATGCGATTTTTCCGGCGTCCCATTCCAGCGACCGTCACTGAGCCGGCCCTGGTAAGCATTCTTCAACCGGTTCTCAGTGGCGACCCGACTATGCTTACTTGCCTTGAGCGCAGCCTGCAACTGGCGAGCCGCTATCGATTGGAGTTTATCTGGTTGGCCGATAGCGATGATGACGCCGGCCTGCGCACCTGCGAGCAATTAATGGCTCGCTATCCTGAACGCTCTGTGCGGCTCATCACCTTACCACCACCACCAGAAAGCTGCAATCCGAAGGTGTTCAAGCTGATAGAAGGCGCGAGAATCGCTCGTGGTGAGATACTGTGCGTGCTTGACGATGATACGATGCTGCCCGATACTGGTCTTGAGATGTGCCTGCCGTTCCTCGATTTGCCCGGTGTTGGACTGGCTTTTGGCCTGCCTTACTACGTCAATTTTTCAGACACGTGGTCGAGTATGGTTTCCGCCTTCGTCAATAGCAATAGTTTGCTGACCTATATTCCTTATACGGCAGTGACACGGCCTTTTACGATCAATGGCATGTTTTATGCGATGCGACGCGAGATATTGGAAGAGATCGGCGGTTTTGAGGCAATATCACATATTTTTGCCGATGATTTCGCCGTGGCACAGTTAGTGCGCTCGCATGGTTATCGACTGGCACAAACTCCGCTTTGCCATGGCATCAGCACGCAGGTTCGGGGGCCGCGGCGCTATCTGAGTTTGATCCAGCGCTGGTTTGTTTTGCCTCGCGAGTCGCTGTTGCGTCACCTGAGTTTGCGCGACCGGCTGATTGTCTACGGGTTGGGATTGATTCCGGCGCTCTATCCATTGCTGCTCGTACTGTGCCTGCTGGTACGCCCATCGCGTCGTCTTTTTAGCTACACATTGCTCTACTACGGCTACAATTATACCATCTTTGCCCACTTCAACAGGCGCTACCTGCGAGGAGCGACACCATGGCGTAAGTCGTGGCTGGTGCCGCTGATGCAGGTGATTTTTCCGATCCAGTTGCTTGTGGCCCTGCTTTCATCGCAGCGCATCAACTGGCGCGGGAACATTGTAGAAGTAGAACGCGGTGGTGGCTTCCATTATGTGCAGAGACGCGGGTAA
- a CDS encoding ABC transporter permease, which yields MAAPVETSQPEVVNIQPTTKALRWIGHALHTFAHDPRLWFGVILLVFVIAAIFAPFISPYPPLLYHPAIAEQGPTLAHLLGTDDLGRDQLSRVIYGTRISLTVGVASILVGGLLGTLLGILGAYFKGWIDQVTIMITDALLSFPSLILALAIVAALGPNIINVLIALAIVRIPIYARLARGQTLQVATEGYVTAAIACGTRARKIMFRHILPNIFAPLLVQATISISFAILEESTLSFLGLGVQPPTPEWGSMISEAQVYLTSDPWMLLGPTLAIVLVVLSLNILGDALRDHLDPRSRGIREMGAPLKDLG from the coding sequence GTGGCAGCGCCAGTAGAAACTTCACAACCAGAGGTAGTAAACATCCAACCAACCACAAAAGCTTTACGGTGGATTGGGCATGCTCTCCATACATTCGCGCATGACCCACGCCTGTGGTTTGGCGTTATCCTGCTCGTATTTGTGATCGCCGCCATTTTCGCGCCTTTCATCAGCCCTTATCCGCCTTTACTGTACCACCCGGCCATCGCGGAACAGGGGCCAACGCTGGCACATCTGCTGGGAACTGATGATCTGGGCCGCGACCAGCTGAGTCGCGTGATTTATGGGACGCGCATCTCACTTACAGTCGGTGTTGCTTCAATTCTGGTTGGAGGGCTGCTTGGCACGTTGCTCGGTATCCTGGGCGCATATTTCAAGGGATGGATTGACCAGGTCACCATTATGATCACCGACGCGCTCCTTTCGTTCCCTTCGCTGATCCTTGCGCTCGCAATTGTCGCAGCCTTAGGGCCGAACATCATCAACGTCTTGATTGCGCTGGCCATCGTGCGCATCCCTATTTATGCGCGTCTCGCACGCGGCCAGACATTGCAGGTAGCGACTGAAGGCTATGTGACGGCGGCCATCGCCTGCGGCACACGAGCCCGCAAGATCATGTTCCGCCATATCCTGCCCAACATTTTCGCCCCGTTGCTTGTACAGGCCACCATTTCCATCTCGTTTGCCATTCTCGAAGAATCGACGCTGAGCTTTCTGGGGCTGGGCGTGCAGCCACCGACGCCCGAATGGGGTTCGATGATCAGCGAGGCGCAGGTGTATCTCACTAGCGACCCCTGGATGCTGCTTGGTCCGACTCTCGCCATCGTTCTCGTCGTCCTGAGCCTCAACATACTGGGCGATGCCCTGCGCGACCACCTTGACCCCCGCTCGCGCGGTATTCGGGAAATGGGAGCTCCATTGAAGGACCTGGGATAA
- a CDS encoding ketoacyl-ACP synthase III, producing MLPIKMAGLGWYLPGRRVTNAELEERLGIPADWIERATGVRERRYVSACETAVSMGAAAAHMALRHAGLEVHDIDAIIGASSAPHQAIPCTAALLQRELGAPEGASACFDINATCLSFLFALQTAAHLVAADIYRTVLICSTEIASRSLNPQERESAVLFGDGAAAAIITRSQLGEESAFCHACFETHSSGADLTEITGGGTHHHPNDPETIPEMNMFHMRGPAIFRQAALLMEPFLERFFAASDWERGQIDAVIPHQASRHAIEQLSKRFGFSSDQLILNLTLRGNCVSASIPLALAEAVYDGRIRRGDRILLVGTGAGLTLGAVSLIY from the coding sequence ATGCTTCCCATAAAAATGGCTGGGCTGGGCTGGTATTTACCGGGACGGCGTGTGACTAATGCCGAACTTGAGGAGCGACTCGGCATTCCGGCAGACTGGATTGAACGCGCGACAGGCGTAAGGGAGCGTCGCTATGTTTCCGCGTGCGAAACAGCGGTCAGTATGGGGGCAGCTGCCGCCCATATGGCGCTACGGCATGCTGGATTAGAGGTACATGATATCGATGCGATCATTGGAGCATCGTCGGCGCCGCACCAGGCTATCCCTTGCACGGCGGCACTGTTACAACGCGAGCTGGGAGCGCCGGAGGGTGCAAGCGCCTGTTTTGATATCAATGCCACCTGCCTCAGTTTCCTGTTTGCGCTTCAAACAGCTGCACACCTGGTTGCCGCGGACATCTATCGCACGGTATTGATATGCAGCACCGAAATTGCTTCTCGTTCCTTAAATCCACAGGAGCGTGAGAGCGCGGTACTGTTCGGTGATGGAGCAGCGGCTGCCATCATCACTCGTAGCCAGTTGGGGGAGGAAAGCGCATTCTGCCATGCTTGCTTTGAGACACATAGCAGCGGTGCCGATTTGACAGAGATTACCGGTGGGGGAACGCATCATCACCCCAACGATCCCGAAACCATACCTGAGATGAACATGTTCCATATGCGCGGCCCGGCCATCTTTCGCCAGGCCGCGCTGCTGATGGAACCCTTTTTGGAGCGTTTCTTCGCGGCATCTGATTGGGAGCGCGGGCAGATCGATGCTGTCATTCCGCACCAGGCGAGCCGGCATGCCATTGAGCAATTGAGCAAGCGGTTTGGATTCAGCAGCGACCAGCTTATACTCAACCTCACACTGCGTGGCAATTGCGTCTCCGCATCCATTCCCCTCGCGCTTGCGGAAGCAGTATACGATGGGCGCATCAGGCGCGGCGACCGCATACTGCTGGTTGGCACCGGCGCCGGGCTTACCCTGGGAGCTGTATCATTGATTTACTAA